From Amia ocellicauda isolate fAmiCal2 chromosome 12, fAmiCal2.hap1, whole genome shotgun sequence, a single genomic window includes:
- the LOC136764484 gene encoding sarcoplasmic/endoplasmic reticulum calcium ATPase 2, with product MDNAHTKTVEEVLQCFGVNESTGLSCEQVKKAKERWGPNELPAEEVKSLWELVLEQFEDLLVRILLLAACISFALAWFEEGEGTITAFVEPFVILLILIANAIVGVWQERNAENAIAALKEYEPEMGKVYRQDRKSVQRIKATDIVPGDIVEVAVGDKVPADIRITSIRSTTLRVDQSILTGESVSVIKHTDPVPDPRAVNQDKKNMLFSGTNIAAGRAMGVVVATGVQTEIGKIRDEMAATAPERTPLQQKLDHFGEQLSKVITVICVAVWGINVGHFSDPVHGGSWFRGAIYYFKIAVALAVAAIPEGLPAVITTCLALGTRRMARKNAIVRSLPSVETLGCTSVICSDKTGTLTTNQMSVCRMFVVEKVSGSRCALSEFAVTGSTYAPEGDVVKDGVSVRCSQYEGLVELATICALCNDSSLDYNESKGVFEKVGEATETALCCLVEKMNVFDTDKTSLSAAERATACCSVIRQLMRKELTLEFSRDRKSMSVFCSPNKASRSATGARMFVKGAPEGILERCNWLRVGGTRMQLTPPLREQLLSVVRGWGSGRDTLRCLAMATRDSPPRREQLNLEDCVHFAQYESDLTFVGCVGMLDPPRKEVVGAVRMCRQAGIRVIMITGDNKGTALAICRRVGIISPEEEEEEGAAAGMGRDGRRFMGGLTGREFDELPPAVQRQACQSCRCFARVEPTHKSRIVEYLQSLSEVTAMTGDGVNDAPALKKAEIGIAMGSGTAVAKSASEMILADDNFSTIVAAVEEGRAIYNNMKQFIRYLISSNIGEVVCIFLTAALGMPEALIPVQLLWVNLVTDGFPATALGFNPPDLDIMSKPPRSPKEPLISGWLFFRYLIIGCYVGAATVGAAAWWFMAAHDGPKVTFYQLSHYLQCSESRQEFEGVQCSVFESPYPMTMALSVLVTIEMCNALNSLSENQSLLKMPPWANPWLVGAICLSMALHFIILYIDPLPMIFQIRPLSWLQWVTVLKMSLPVILLDEVLKFLARNYIDPPTELEDVPEEEEEEEEGRGAGAERSRAQRGRFGKVGRALAGVSWGFVLVATPLLLWIYSLDSDITNIFWT from the exons ATGGACAATGCCCACACTAAGACAGTGGAGGAGGTGCTGCAGTGCTTTGGGGTGAACGAGTCCACAGGACTGAGCTGTGAGCAGGTCAAGAAGGCGAAGGAAAGATGGGGTCCTAACG AGTTACCTGCAGAAGAAG tgaagTCTCTGTGGGAGCTGGTGCTGGAGCAGTTTGAGGATCTCCTGGTCAGGATCTTACTGCTGGCTGCCTGCATCTCCTTT gcTCTGGCCTGGTTTGAGGAGGGGGAGGGTACCATCACTGCTTTTGTGGAGCCCTTTGTCatcctcctcatcctcatcGCTAATGCCATCGTGGGAGTGTGGCAG GAGCGCAATGCGGAGAATGCCATTGCAGCGCTGAAGGAGTACGAGCCGGAGATGGGAAAGGTGTACCGGCAGGACAGGAAGAGTGTCCAGAGGATCAAAGCCACGGACATTGTGCCTGGAGACATCGTGGAGGTTGCAG tTGGGGACAAGGTACCGGCCGACATCCGCATCACCTCCATCCGCTCCACCACACTGCGGGTGGACCAGTCCATTCTGACGGGGGAGTCCGTGTCCGTCATCAAGCACACGGACCCTGTACCCGACCCCCGTGCCGTCAACCAGGACAAGAAGAACATGCTCTTCTCT GGCACCAACATTGCAGCGGGCAGGGCAATGGGAGTGGTGGTGGCCACTGGGGTGCAGACAGAGATCGGAAAGATCCGAGATGAGATGGCGGCCACCGCCCCCGAGAGGACCCCCCTGCAGCAGAAACTGGACCACTTTGGGGAGCAGCTGTCCaag gtgATAACTGTGATCTGTGTGGCCGTGTGGGGCATCAATGTGGGACACTTCAGTGACCCAGTCCACGGCGGCTCCTGGTTCAGAGGGGCCATCTACTACTTCAAGATTGCTGTGGCGCTGGCTGTTGCGGCCATACCAGAGG GTCTCCCTGCTGTCATCACCACGTGCCTGGCCCTGGGGACGAGGCGCATGGCAAGGAAGAACGCCATCGTGAGGAGCCTACCGTCCGTCGAGACGCTGGGCTGCACCTCCGTCATCTGCTCTGACAAGACCGGCACCCTCACCACCAACCAGATGTCTGTGTGCAGG ATGTTTGTGGTGGAGAAGGTGTCAGGGTCGCGCTGTGCCCTGAGTGAGTTTGCAGTGACCGGATCTACTTACGCACCAGAAGGGGACGT tgtGAAGGATGGTGTGTCGGTGCGCTGCTCTCAGTACGAGGGGCTGGTGGAGCTGGCAACCATCTGTGCCCTGTGCAACGACTCCTCCCTAGATTACAACGAG TCGAAGGGAGTGTTTGAGAAGGTGGGCGAGGCCACGGAGACGGCTCTGTGCTGCCTGGTGGAGAAGATGAACGTGTTCGACACCGACAAGACCAGCCTGAGTGCAGCCGAGAGAGCCACTGCCTGCTGTTCT gtgatcAGACAACTGATGCGAAAGGAGCTGACCCTGGAGTTCTCTCGGGACCGGAAGTCCATGTCCGTGTTCTGCTCCCCCAACAAAGCCAGCCGCAGCGCCACCGGAGCCAGGATGTTCGTCAAG gggGCTCCAGAGGGCATCCTGGAGCGGTGCAATTGGCTGAGGGTTGGCGGGACGCGGATGCAGCTCACCCCGCCTCTTCGGGAGCAACTGCTGAGCGTGGTGCGAGGGTGGGGCTCCGGCCGGGACACCCTGCGCTGCCTCGCCATGGCAACCAGGGACAGCCCGCCCCGCCGGGAACAGCTCAACCTGGAGGACTGTGTACACTTCGCCCAGTACGAG TCAGACCTGACCTTCGTGGGCTGTGTGGGAATGCTGGACCCCCCGCGCAAGGAGGTTGTGGGGGCCGTGCGCATGTGTCGGCAGGCCGGCATCCGGGTCATCATGATCACCGGCGACAACAAGGGCACCGCGCTGGCCATCTGCCGGCGTGTGGGCATCATCTCCccggaggaggaagaggaagagggcgCGGCCGCCGGGATGGGCCGGGACGGGCGGCGCTTCATGGGGGGCCTGACGGGGCGGGAGTTCGACGAGCTGCCCCCTGCTGTGCAGCGTCAGGCGTGCCAGAGTTGCCGTTGCTTTGCCCGTGTTGAGCCGACACACAAGAGCCGCATCGTGGAGTACCTGCAGAGCCTGAGCGAGGTCACCGCCATG ACGGGCGATGGGGTGAACGACGCCCCCGCGCTGAAGAAGGCCGAGATTGGCATCGCCATGGGCTCAGGCACGGCAGTGGCAAAGTCCGCCTCTGAGATGATCCTGGCAGACGACAACTTCTCCACCATCGTGGCAGCAGTGGAGGAGGGCCGCGCCATCTACAACAACATGAAGCAGTTCATCCGCTACCTCATCTCCTCCAACATCGGGGAGGTGGtctg TATCTTCCTCACTGCTGCGCTGGGCATGCCCGAGGCCCTGATTCCAGTGCAGTTGCTTTGGGTCAACCTGGTTACTGACGGTTTCCCGGCAACGGCGCTGGGCTTCAACCCTCCCGACCTGGACATCATGAGCAAACCACCCCGCTCCCCCAAGGAGCCCCTGATCTCAGGCTGGCTGTTCTTCAGATACCTCATCATCGGCT gtTATGTAGGAGCTGCTACAGTAGGTGCCGCTGCCTGGTGGTTCATGGCTGCTCACGACGGCCCCAAGGTCACCTTCTACCAGCTG agCCACTACCTGCAGTGCAGTGAGAGTCGCCAAGAGTTCGAGGGGgtgcagtgctctgtgtttGAGTCGCCCTACCCTATGACCATGGCCCTGTCTGTGCTGGTCACCATTGAGATGTGCAATGCCCTCAACAG CCTGTCGGAGAACCAGTCCCTGCTGAAGATGCCACCCTGGGCCAACCCCTGGCTGGTGGGAGCCATCTGCCTGTCCATGGCCCTGCACTTCATCATCCTGTACATCGACCCCCTGCCG atgatATTCCAGATCAGGCCCCTCTCCTGGCTCCAGTGGGTGACCGTGCTGAAGATGTCTCTTCCTGTCATCCTGCTGGATGAGGTCCTGAAGTTCCTCGCCCGCAACTACATCGACCCCCCCACGGAGCTGGAGGATGTGccggaggaagaggaggaggaagaggaggggagaggggcagGGGCAGAGAGGAGCAGGGCCCAGCGGGGCAGGTTTGGGAAGGTTGGCAGAGCGCTGGCTGGAGTGTCCTGGGGGTTTGTGCTGGTGGCCACGCCCCTGCTGCTGTGGATCTATAGCCTGGACTCTGACATCACTAACATCTTCTGGACATag